A section of the Desulfuromonas sp. genome encodes:
- a CDS encoding ribonuclease J has protein sequence MSSEPGKSPLHPDALRLTPLGGLGEIGINMMALECRGRILVIDCGLMFPEAYMLGIDLVIPDISALAGREKDIVGLVLTHGHEDHIGAVPFLLERLGNPPVYATGLTLGLLRNKLEEHGLARSARLEQVAPRQSVELGPFTVEFFRSAHSIVDGVGLGIRTPAGLVVHTGDIKLDPTPVDGQPTDLARLAAYGEEGVLLLLSDSTNVEREGHTLSERVVGEALAGILPRCAGRVLVATFSSNIHRIQQVVDAAVACGRKIHVTGRSMVANMAVARQLGYLQVPDDTLIGLGQMRDLAKDQVLIITTGSQGEPLSALSRIAMDDHRQIQLEKGDSVILSSKFIPGNEKAISDLINHLYRRGAEVFYETTSEVHVSGHASQEELKQILALARPRFFVPVHGEYRHLVKHAQLARSMGVAPENAVVIENGLPLVLSENGLRLEDRVETGRVFVDGKGVGDVGFMELRDRSHLANHGLVVILLALNQTSGQIIYGPELFTRGFVPEEESQELLDQARQVICGTLTEHSLAALADWEELRVEVRKALRRFFNRTIGRRPLILPMVLEL, from the coding sequence TTGAGCAGCGAACCCGGAAAATCGCCCCTCCACCCCGACGCCCTGCGCCTGACCCCCCTGGGGGGCCTCGGGGAAATCGGGATTAACATGATGGCCCTCGAGTGCCGGGGCCGGATTCTGGTCATCGACTGCGGGCTGATGTTTCCCGAAGCCTACATGCTCGGGATCGACCTTGTCATCCCCGACATCTCCGCACTTGCCGGCCGGGAGAAGGACATCGTCGGCCTGGTGCTGACACACGGCCACGAGGACCACATCGGCGCCGTCCCCTTCCTGCTCGAGAGATTGGGCAATCCCCCCGTCTACGCCACGGGGCTGACCCTGGGCCTGCTGCGCAACAAGCTCGAAGAGCACGGCCTGGCCCGCAGCGCCCGGCTGGAGCAGGTCGCGCCGCGCCAGAGCGTCGAGCTGGGGCCTTTCACCGTGGAGTTCTTCCGCTCCGCCCACTCCATCGTCGACGGCGTCGGGCTCGGCATCCGCACCCCGGCCGGGCTCGTCGTCCACACCGGCGACATCAAGCTCGACCCCACCCCGGTCGACGGCCAGCCGACCGACCTGGCCAGGCTGGCCGCCTACGGCGAGGAGGGGGTCCTGCTGCTGCTGTCGGACTCGACCAACGTGGAGCGGGAGGGGCACACTCTCTCGGAGCGGGTGGTCGGCGAGGCCCTGGCGGGGATCCTCCCCCGCTGCGCAGGCCGCGTGCTGGTGGCGACCTTTTCCTCCAACATCCACCGCATCCAGCAGGTGGTCGATGCCGCCGTCGCCTGCGGCCGCAAAATCCACGTCACCGGCCGCAGCATGGTCGCCAACATGGCGGTCGCCCGCCAGCTCGGCTACTTGCAGGTCCCCGACGACACCCTGATCGGGCTCGGCCAGATGCGCGACCTGGCCAAAGACCAGGTCCTGATCATCACCACCGGCAGCCAGGGCGAACCGCTGTCGGCCCTGTCCCGCATCGCCATGGACGACCACCGCCAGATCCAACTGGAGAAGGGCGACTCGGTCATCCTCTCCTCCAAGTTCATCCCCGGCAACGAAAAAGCCATCTCCGACCTCATCAACCACCTTTACCGCCGGGGCGCCGAGGTCTTCTACGAAACGACCAGCGAGGTCCACGTCTCGGGCCACGCAAGCCAGGAGGAGCTGAAACAGATCCTCGCGCTGGCCCGCCCGCGCTTTTTCGTCCCCGTGCACGGCGAATACCGTCACCTGGTCAAGCACGCCCAGCTCGCCCGCTCGATGGGGGTGGCGCCGGAGAACGCGGTGGTCATCGAGAACGGCCTGCCGCTGGTCCTCTCCGAAAACGGCCTGCGCCTGGAGGACCGGGTGGAAACCGGCCGGGTCTTTGTCGACGGCAAGGGCGTGGGGGACGTCGGCTTCATGGAACTGCGCGACCGCAGCCATCTGGCCAATCACGGCCTTGTGGTCATCCTGCTGGCCCTCAACCAGACGAGCGGGCAGATCATCTACGGCCCGGAGCTCTTCACCCGCGGCTTCGTCCCCGAGGAAGAGAGCCAGGAGCTTCTCGACCAGGCCCGCCAGGTCATCTGCGGCACCCTCACCGAGCACAGCCTCGCGGCCCTCGCCGACTGGGAGGAGCTGAGGGTGGAGGTCCGCAAGGCCCTGCGCCGCTTCTTCAACCGGACCATCGGCCGGAGGCCCCTGATCCTGCCCATGGTCCTGGAACTTTAA
- a CDS encoding undecaprenyl-diphosphate phosphatase, whose product MDLIHALFLGTLQGLTEFLPVSSSGHLAIAQHFLPGFEQPGVLFDVLLHVGTMVAVVIYFRREVGNLLSSPFRSGEEARVHRRLLFLVIAGSVPTALLGLTFKDFFEGLFENIPVVSIMLLVTGTLLFLSERFRKGSRREGELTLHDALVVGTVQGCAIIPGISRSGSTIAALLIKGVDGETAARFSFLLALPAVFGAALLSLKDLEGIPAGEFSVYLAGTAVAMVSGLFSIHFLMAIIRKKRLFAFAIYCWLAGGLFFTLSI is encoded by the coding sequence ATGGACCTTATCCACGCCCTGTTCCTCGGGACCCTGCAGGGGCTGACAGAGTTCCTCCCGGTCTCCTCCTCCGGCCACCTGGCCATCGCCCAGCATTTCCTTCCGGGGTTCGAGCAGCCCGGGGTGCTCTTCGACGTGCTGCTCCACGTCGGCACCATGGTGGCGGTGGTGATCTATTTCCGCCGGGAGGTCGGCAACCTGCTGAGTTCTCCCTTCCGCTCCGGCGAGGAGGCCCGCGTCCACCGGCGGCTCCTGTTCCTGGTGATCGCCGGTTCGGTGCCGACGGCCCTGCTCGGCCTGACCTTCAAGGACTTCTTCGAGGGGTTGTTCGAGAACATACCGGTGGTCTCGATCATGCTCCTGGTGACCGGGACCCTGCTGTTTCTCTCCGAGCGCTTCCGCAAGGGGAGCCGCCGGGAGGGCGAACTGACCCTGCACGACGCCCTGGTGGTGGGGACGGTCCAGGGCTGCGCCATCATCCCCGGCATCTCCCGGTCCGGGTCGACCATCGCCGCCCTTCTGATCAAGGGGGTGGACGGCGAGACCGCGGCCCGCTTCTCCTTCCTGCTCGCCCTGCCTGCCGTATTCGGCGCAGCCCTCCTGTCCCTGAAGGACCTGGAGGGCATCCCGGCCGGCGAGTTCTCCGTCTACCTGGCGGGCACCGCCGTGGCCATGGTCTCCGGACTCTTCTCCATCCACTTCCTGATGGCGATCATCCGCAAGAAACGTCTCTTCGCCTTCGCCATCTACTGCTGGCTCGCGGGCGGGCTGTTCTTCACGCTGTCGATCTGA